One Oncorhynchus clarkii lewisi isolate Uvic-CL-2024 chromosome 28, UVic_Ocla_1.0, whole genome shotgun sequence genomic region harbors:
- the LOC139387124 gene encoding DNA-directed RNA polymerases I, II, and III subunit RPABC1 isoform X3, with translation MDDEEETYRLWKIRKTIMQLCHDRGYLVTQDELDQTLDEFKSQFGDKPSEGRPRRTDLTVLVAHNDDPTDQMFVFFPEEPKVGIKTIKMYCQRMQEENITRACIVVQMGMTPSAKQSLVDMAPKYILEQFLQQELLINITEHELVPEHIVMTKEELSELLLRYKLKESQLPRIQAGDPVARYFGLKRGQVVKIIRPSETAGRYITYRLVQ, from the exons ATGGATGACGAGGAGGAGACCTACAGACTATGGAAAATCCGCAAAACAATCATGCAG TTGTGCCACGACAGAGGCTACCTTGTGACGCAGGATGAGTTGGACCAGACTCTGGACGAGTTCAAGAGCCAGTTTGGGGACAAGCCGAGTGAAGGGCGCCCACGGCGGACAGATCTCACTGTGCTGGTCGCCCACAACGATGACCCGACTGACCAGATGTTTGTCTTCTTTCCAG AGGAGCCCAAGGTGGGAATCAAGACTATAAAGATGTACTGCCAGCGCATGCAGGAGGAGAATATCACACGTGCCTGCATCGTGGTCCAGATGGGGATGACGCCTTCCGCCAAACAG TCGCTAGTGGACATGGCACCCAAATACATCCTGGAGCAGTTTCTACAACAGGAGCTCCTCATCAACATCACAGAGCATGAG CTGGTTCCTGAGCACATAGTGATGACAAAAGAAGAACTGTCAGAGTTGCTGCTTCGATA TAAACTGAAGGAGAGCCAGCTACCCAGGATTCAAGCAGGAGACCCTGTGGCCAGATACTTTGGACTGAAAAGAGGAcag GTAGTGAAGATCATCAGACCTAGTGAGACTGCTGGTAGATACATCACCTACAGACTGGTGCAGTAA
- the LOC139387124 gene encoding DNA-directed RNA polymerases I, II, and III subunit RPABC1 isoform X2, whose protein sequence is MDDEEETYRLWKIRKTIMQLCHDRGYLVTQDELDQTLDEFKSQFGDKPSEGRPRRTDLTVLVAHNDDPTDQMFVFFPEEPKVGIKTIKMYCQRMQEENITRACIVVQMGMTPSAKQSLVDMAPKYILEQFLQQELLINITEHELMAEDRVQLMAEDRVQLVAEDRVQLVAEDRVQLVADYRVQLVAEDRVQLAAEDRVQLVAEDRVQLVADYRVQLVADYRVQLAAEDRVQLTAEDRVQLTAEDRVQLTAEDRVQLTAEDRVQLTAEDRVQLAVVEKIPNCHTWVKVMTQVKVTQ, encoded by the exons ATGGATGACGAGGAGGAGACCTACAGACTATGGAAAATCCGCAAAACAATCATGCAG TTGTGCCACGACAGAGGCTACCTTGTGACGCAGGATGAGTTGGACCAGACTCTGGACGAGTTCAAGAGCCAGTTTGGGGACAAGCCGAGTGAAGGGCGCCCACGGCGGACAGATCTCACTGTGCTGGTCGCCCACAACGATGACCCGACTGACCAGATGTTTGTCTTCTTTCCAG AGGAGCCCAAGGTGGGAATCAAGACTATAAAGATGTACTGCCAGCGCATGCAGGAGGAGAATATCACACGTGCCTGCATCGTGGTCCAGATGGGGATGACGCCTTCCGCCAAACAG TCGCTAGTGGACATGGCACCCAAATACATCCTGGAGCAGTTTCTACAACAGGAGCTCCTCATCAACATCACAGAGCATGAG TTGATGGCTGAAGACAGGGTGCAGTTGATGGCTGAAGACAGGGTGCAGTTGGTGGCTGAAGACAGGGTGCAGTTGGTGGCTGAAGACAGGGTGCAGTTGGTGGCTGACTACAGGGTGCAGTTGGTGGCTGAAGACAGGGTGCAGTTGGCGGCTGAAGACAGGGTGCAGTTGGTGGCTGAAGACAGGGTGCAGTTGGTGGCTGACTACAGGGTGCAGTTGGTGGCTGACTACAGGGTGCAGTTGGCGGCTGAAGACAGGGTGCAGTTGACGGCTGAAGACAGGGTGCAGTTGACGGCTGAAGACAGGGTGCAGTTGACGGCTGAAGACAGGGTGCAGTTGACGGCTGAAGACAGGGTGCAGTTGACGGCTGAAGACAGGGTGCAgttggcagtggtggaaaaaataccaaattgtcatacttgggTAAAAgtaatgactcaagtgaaagtcacccagtaa
- the LOC139387124 gene encoding DNA-directed RNA polymerases I, II, and III subunit RPABC1 isoform X1: MDDEEETYRLWKIRKTIMQLCHDRGYLVTQDELDQTLDEFKSQFGDKPSEGRPRRTDLTVLVAHNDDPTDQMFVFFPEEPKVGIKTIKMYCQRMQEENITRACIVVQMGMTPSAKQSLVDMAPKYILEQFLQQELLINITEHELMAEDRVQLMAEDRVQLMAEDRVQLVAEDRVQLVAEDRVQLVADYRVQLVAEDRVQLAAEDRVQLVAEDRVQLVADYRVQLVADYRVQLAAEDRVQLTAEDRVQLTAEDRVQLTAEDRVQLTAEDRVQLTAEDRVQLAVVEKIPNCHTWVKVMTQVKVTQ; the protein is encoded by the exons ATGGATGACGAGGAGGAGACCTACAGACTATGGAAAATCCGCAAAACAATCATGCAG TTGTGCCACGACAGAGGCTACCTTGTGACGCAGGATGAGTTGGACCAGACTCTGGACGAGTTCAAGAGCCAGTTTGGGGACAAGCCGAGTGAAGGGCGCCCACGGCGGACAGATCTCACTGTGCTGGTCGCCCACAACGATGACCCGACTGACCAGATGTTTGTCTTCTTTCCAG AGGAGCCCAAGGTGGGAATCAAGACTATAAAGATGTACTGCCAGCGCATGCAGGAGGAGAATATCACACGTGCCTGCATCGTGGTCCAGATGGGGATGACGCCTTCCGCCAAACAG TCGCTAGTGGACATGGCACCCAAATACATCCTGGAGCAGTTTCTACAACAGGAGCTCCTCATCAACATCACAGAGCATGAG TTGATGGCTGAAGACAGGGTGCAGTTGATGGCTGAAGACAGGGTGCAGTTGATGGCTGAAGACAGGGTGCAGTTGGTGGCTGAAGACAGGGTGCAGTTGGTGGCTGAAGACAGGGTGCAGTTGGTGGCTGACTACAGGGTGCAGTTGGTGGCTGAAGACAGGGTGCAGTTGGCGGCTGAAGACAGGGTGCAGTTGGTGGCTGAAGACAGGGTGCAGTTGGTGGCTGACTACAGGGTGCAGTTGGTGGCTGACTACAGGGTGCAGTTGGCGGCTGAAGACAGGGTGCAGTTGACGGCTGAAGACAGGGTGCAGTTGACGGCTGAAGACAGGGTGCAGTTGACGGCTGAAGACAGGGTGCAGTTGACGGCTGAAGACAGGGTGCAGTTGACGGCTGAAGACAGGGTGCAgttggcagtggtggaaaaaataccaaattgtcatacttgggTAAAAgtaatgactcaagtgaaagtcacccagtaa